A portion of the Spirochaetaceae bacterium genome contains these proteins:
- a CDS encoding type II toxin-antitoxin system prevent-host-death family antitoxin — protein MVDHMVMIHGTIFGAMEEIQISKFKATCLAVLDRVGETRMPVLVTRFGKPVAQIVPPPPPAREAALLPRARWCSA, from the coding sequence ATGGTGGACCATATGGTCATGATTCATGGTACAATTTTCGGCGCCATGGAGGAGATTCAGATCTCGAAGTTCAAGGCCACCTGTCTCGCGGTTCTGGATCGCGTGGGGGAGACGCGCATGCCGGTACTGGTCACGCGATTCGGCAAGCCGGTGGCGCAGATCGTACCGCCGCCTCCTCCAGCGAGGGAGGCAGCTTTATTGCCGCGAGCGCGATGGTGTTCGGCCTGA